The stretch of DNA AAGAAAACTTCTCCCGCGTCTCGTTCGCGGTCATCCTCGCCATCGTCCTCATCTACATGATCATGGCGTCGCAGTTCGAATCGTTCCTGCAGCCGCTCATCATCATGCTGACCGTGCCGCTCGCGCTTTTCGGCGTGGCCATCGCGCTCCTGGTTTCGGGCACGACGCTGAACGTCATCTCGCTTCTCGGCATGATCTTCCTCGTCGGTACCGCGGTTAATAACGGTATCGTGCTCATCGAATACATCAACCAGGTCCGAGAAGAAGGCGTGGAGGTGGAAAAGGCCTGCATCGACGCCGCGCGCATCAGGACGCGCCCGATTCTCATGAGCGCGCTGTCTTCCGCCATCGGCCTCCTGCCTCTCGCGCTGGGACTGGG from Verrucomicrobiia bacterium encodes:
- a CDS encoding efflux RND transporter permease subunit; the protein is ENFSRVSFAVILAIVLIYMIMASQFESFLQPLIIMLTVPLALFGVAIALLVSGTTLNVISLLGMIFLVGTAVNNGIVLIEYINQVREEGVEVEKACIDAARIRTRPILMSALSSAIGLLPLALGLGEGAELRSPMAVAMLGGTLSSTFLTLIVIPLFYILLTRVSEKIFGPEEEESDEKAGVSDTPPEMEEEKD